A section of the Solitalea canadensis DSM 3403 genome encodes:
- a CDS encoding HipA domain-containing protein: protein MANCFFCYKPVNEGEYHSSCCKRFFGVNGLPKLALNKQLLNDLATKTVNERIAITGVQPKLSLSLEKEKGKDRLTIVGLWGEFILKPQHEHYPSMPEVEDLTMHLAEVFKLPVCKHALIRTTEGNLAYVAKRFDRVNGEKVHVEDFCQLSEFLTENKYKGSYEQAGKIILKYCTNSGIDVLTYFELVVFSFLTGNNDMHLKNFSLLHGEDAIYFAPAYDLLNINLVYPPDKEELALTLNAKKKKINRKDFNALAKSLKILPKVEENAYKKFIEGRKLIVDKVENSFLTNDFKEQFIEIWDKKIQQIS from the coding sequence ATGGCTAATTGTTTTTTTTGTTATAAACCTGTTAATGAAGGAGAATATCATTCAAGTTGCTGTAAACGTTTTTTTGGTGTAAATGGTTTACCAAAGCTAGCGTTAAATAAGCAATTGTTGAATGACCTTGCAACAAAAACAGTAAACGAACGAATTGCAATTACAGGAGTACAACCAAAGCTCTCTTTATCTCTTGAAAAAGAAAAAGGGAAAGATAGGCTAACAATTGTTGGTTTATGGGGAGAGTTTATATTAAAGCCTCAACATGAACATTATCCCTCTATGCCTGAAGTTGAGGACTTGACAATGCATTTGGCAGAAGTGTTTAAACTTCCGGTATGTAAGCATGCTCTTATTCGGACAACAGAAGGTAATTTAGCTTATGTGGCTAAACGTTTTGATAGGGTAAACGGTGAGAAGGTACATGTTGAAGACTTTTGTCAATTATCCGAGTTTCTCACAGAAAATAAGTATAAAGGTTCATACGAGCAGGCGGGTAAAATTATTCTGAAGTATTGCACAAATTCAGGTATTGATGTTTTAACTTATTTCGAACTGGTTGTATTCAGTTTTCTTACAGGAAATAATGACATGCATCTTAAGAATTTCTCATTATTGCATGGGGAGGATGCTATCTATTTTGCTCCGGCATATGATCTGTTAAATATTAATCTAGTGTATCCACCGGACAAAGAGGAACTTGCCCTTACATTAAATGCGAAGAAGAAAAAGATAAACAGGAAGGATTTTAATGCACTTGCAAAATCTCTTAAGATCTTGCCTAAAGTTGAAGAAAATGCTTATAAAAAATTCATAGAAGGACGAAAGTTAATAGTAGATAAAGTTGAAAACTCCTTTTTAACTAACGATTTTAAAGAACAGTTTATTGAAATCTGGGATAAAAAGATTCAACAAATCAGTTAG
- a CDS encoding HipA N-terminal domain-containing protein yields the protein MTNRASIYYKDIFAGMLIETDEGYEFIYDQDYIHQFPQKPVSLTLPVRAEPYKSKVLFPFFDGLIPEGWLLHIAEEHWKLKTNDRFELLITLCRDSIGAVSVIPVKE from the coding sequence ATGACTAATAGAGCCTCTATCTATTATAAAGATATTTTCGCAGGAATGCTGATTGAAACCGATGAGGGTTATGAATTTATATATGATCAGGATTACATTCATCAATTTCCTCAAAAGCCTGTCAGTTTAACATTGCCAGTTAGGGCCGAACCTTATAAAAGTAAAGTCCTTTTTCCTTTTTTTGATGGTCTGATCCCAGAAGGATGGCTATTGCATATTGCCGAAGAACACTGGAAATTGAAAACTAATGACCGATTTGAATTATTAATCACATTATGTAGAGATTCAATAGGGGCTGTTAGTGTAATACCTGTAAAAGAATAA
- a CDS encoding helix-turn-helix transcriptional regulator, translating to MTNLSWFLKSKRKEFKLTQEDLALKAGVGLRLIREMEQGKETLRLDKVNQVLSLFGSEMGVINKSVNSND from the coding sequence ATGACCAATCTCTCATGGTTTCTAAAGTCAAAACGAAAAGAATTTAAGCTCACCCAAGAGGATTTGGCTTTAAAGGCAGGGGTTGGGTTACGTTTAATCCGTGAAATGGAACAGGGTAAAGAAACATTACGTTTAGACAAAGTAAATCAGGTTTTAAGTTTGTTTGGAAGTGAAATGGGGGTAATAAATAAATCAGTAAATAGTAATGACTAA
- a CDS encoding Fic family protein, protein MYIHLLSKWPEFIWDAEELMSPLATVRYKQGKLLGLMEQLGFNLRSEAVLQTLTQDVVKSSEIEGELLDIDQVRSSIARRLGMDVNGLIPSDRNVDGVVEMMLDATQQYDQLLDEERLFGWHSSLFPVGRSGMHRIVVGNWRNNSKNDPMQVVSGAIGRERVHFQAPDSDRIPQEMDVFLRWFNSDVRIDPVIKAAIAHLWFVTIHPFDDGNGRISRAIADIQLTRADGTSQRFYSMSRQIRLERNKYYNILEKTQSGDLNITGWLQWFLECLERAIDASDIVLSSVRRKAKLWSMPVAQTFNERQRLMLNKLLDGFEGKLTSSKWAKIAKCSHDTATRDIQDLINKGILSKDDSGGRSTNYLLNL, encoded by the coding sequence ATGTACATTCATTTACTTTCAAAATGGCCTGAATTCATATGGGATGCAGAAGAATTGATGTCTCCGTTAGCAACTGTGCGGTATAAGCAAGGTAAGCTACTGGGCTTAATGGAACAATTGGGATTTAATTTGCGATCGGAGGCTGTTTTGCAAACATTAACCCAGGACGTGGTAAAATCCAGTGAAATTGAAGGTGAACTGTTAGACATTGATCAAGTTAGATCGTCAATAGCTCGTCGGCTTGGAATGGATGTTAACGGATTAATTCCATCAGACAGAAATGTAGATGGGGTGGTTGAGATGATGCTTGATGCAACTCAGCAATATGACCAATTGCTTGATGAAGAGCGTCTGTTTGGCTGGCATTCTTCTTTATTTCCAGTAGGGCGTAGCGGTATGCATCGTATTGTTGTTGGAAATTGGCGAAATAACTCTAAAAATGATCCAATGCAGGTCGTTTCCGGAGCTATTGGTAGAGAACGAGTACATTTTCAGGCACCTGATTCGGATCGGATACCTCAGGAAATGGATGTTTTTTTAAGGTGGTTTAATAGTGATGTAAGGATAGATCCAGTAATAAAAGCTGCAATAGCTCACCTTTGGTTTGTAACAATTCACCCTTTTGATGATGGTAACGGTAGAATATCCAGAGCAATAGCTGATATACAATTAACAAGAGCCGATGGAACATCACAACGATTTTATAGCATGTCAAGGCAAATTCGGCTTGAAAGAAATAAATACTATAACATATTAGAGAAAACTCAGTCGGGTGATTTAAACATTACCGGTTGGCTTCAGTGGTTTTTAGAATGTCTGGAAAGAGCGATAGACGCTTCTGATATTGTATTATCTTCAGTAAGAAGAAAAGCCAAGCTTTGGAGTATGCCTGTTGCTCAAACCTTCAATGAAAGACAGCGTTTAATGCTGAACAAATTACTCGATGGCTTTGAAGGCAAACTAACATCCTCTAAATGGGCTAAAATTGCTAAATGTTCTCATGATACTGCCACTAGGGATATACAGGATTTGATAAATAAAGGTATTTTGAGTAAAGATGATAGTGGAGGGAGAAGTACAAATTACTTGTTAAATTTGTAG